One genomic region from bacterium encodes:
- a CDS encoding pyridoxal-phosphate dependent enzyme → MPTKRLNSVLEAIGWTPMIPLHRVASGLAMPLLAKVEFLNPGGSVKDRMALHILNKAEKDGKLKPGGVIVENTSGNTGVGVAMVAAVRGYKAIFTMPDKMSTEKVNLLKAYGARVVVTPTNVPADSPDSYYETAKRIARETPGAFMLNQYHNEDNIDAHYRSTGPEIWEQTEGKIDCLIAGIGTGGTLSGSARFLKEKNPKIQIVAVDPEGSIFYDWFKSKTMAEPKVYKVEGIGEDMITGAMDFSVVNDMVRINDKESFLYARRLTTEEGLFAGGSSGSAVAGAIKYLTAHPEYKCPVTILPDSGTRYLSKIYNDEWMRDNGFLEEPVRLGTVKDVIAGRPKPVVTVTTDQPVFKVVELMKANDISQMPVMEDGRLVGVISEADLLRHMMSGTHRIVEPVGQVNRHPARTVALDTPLGEVAAAFSTGGHELAVVVDGETIKGVVTKIDLLDHLAKTLK, encoded by the coding sequence CGGTCTGGCCATGCCGCTTCTGGCCAAAGTCGAGTTTCTCAACCCCGGCGGTTCGGTCAAGGACCGGATGGCCCTCCACATCCTGAACAAGGCCGAAAAAGACGGCAAACTGAAGCCGGGCGGGGTGATCGTGGAGAACACCTCGGGCAACACCGGCGTGGGCGTGGCGATGGTCGCGGCGGTGCGCGGCTACAAGGCCATCTTCACCATGCCCGACAAAATGTCGACCGAAAAGGTCAACCTGTTGAAGGCCTATGGCGCCAGGGTGGTGGTGACCCCGACCAATGTCCCGGCCGACTCGCCCGATTCGTACTACGAGACCGCCAAGCGCATCGCCCGCGAGACGCCCGGCGCCTTCATGCTCAACCAGTACCACAACGAGGACAACATCGACGCCCACTACCGCTCCACCGGCCCGGAGATCTGGGAGCAGACCGAAGGCAAGATCGACTGCCTGATCGCCGGTATCGGCACCGGCGGCACGCTCTCCGGTTCGGCGCGGTTCCTGAAAGAGAAGAATCCGAAAATTCAGATTGTGGCGGTCGATCCGGAGGGGTCGATCTTCTACGATTGGTTCAAGTCGAAGACGATGGCCGAGCCGAAAGTCTACAAAGTTGAGGGCATCGGCGAGGACATGATCACCGGCGCGATGGACTTCTCGGTGGTCAATGACATGGTCCGAATCAATGACAAGGAGAGCTTCCTCTACGCGCGCCGTTTGACGACCGAGGAAGGGCTCTTCGCTGGCGGTTCCTCGGGCTCGGCGGTGGCGGGCGCGATCAAGTACCTGACCGCCCATCCGGAGTACAAATGCCCGGTCACGATCCTGCCGGATTCGGGCACCCGCTACCTGTCGAAGATCTACAACGACGAATGGATGCGCGACAACGGCTTCCTCGAAGAGCCGGTGCGTCTCGGCACGGTCAAGGATGTCATCGCCGGCCGTCCGAAGCCGGTGGTGACCGTGACCACCGATCAGCCGGTCTTCAAGGTGGTCGAGCTGATGAAGGCCAACGACATCTCGCAGATGCCGGTGATGGAGGATGGACGGCTGGTCGGCGTGATCAGTGAGGCCGATCTGTTGCGCCACATGATGTCCGGCACGCATCGGATCGTGGAGCCGGTCGGGCAGGTGAACCGTCATCCGGCGCGCACGGTGGCGCTGGACACGCCGCTGGGTGAAGTCGCGGCGGCGTTCTCCACCGGCGGGCATGAACTGGCGGTGGTGGTCGACGGGGAGACGATCAAGGGTGTGGTCACCAAGATCGATCTGCTGGATCACTTGGCGAAGACTCTGAAATGA
- a CDS encoding aconitase family protein, which translates to MKIPRKADLISLQQIYKTDDKIAEALGGIPEYLVAYWRRKKGVPPWTEAKFSEQQIRDLWERFGDDFRCGRELNLSKAAFYSWRRKYGILEKPAELKLEQLELRLPGDLLEEEPRKVEKPDKPHTSTAKILARAAESWPEAKLPADWICRREGEGEFAPYIFAPGPKLEEPTLDLYAEIPAADARVPFWLSPWRGDMAWQLVEARAVLPGQFVTAPRGVLGGLGGVGVLVLTPEAVGHAGSDSPAGTSAMPALPVVRIEVTRRIPAESDVEDIILAMIEAGWHKSLAGRILELVGPPIERLSVDRKVKLCAALVALGAAAAIVTFDDAIRRHYGRILQGRFPQTHPDRTAVYDEEHFLEGRGIEPKVGICENGEWTIRPAAQAPAPGGIIVGPDALPYEIELCAQQLAGRHVGPNDPPVIVCPATLQVYHTAFRKGWAQTIVNAGGSVADVALGRRVLGFSSRFLSTIGRVTNLQKPMPVSALMGAVHTIGRP; encoded by the coding sequence ATGAAGATTCCGCGCAAAGCCGACCTGATCAGTCTGCAGCAGATTTACAAGACCGACGACAAGATCGCCGAGGCGTTGGGCGGAATCCCCGAGTATCTCGTCGCTTACTGGCGGCGCAAAAAAGGCGTGCCGCCGTGGACCGAGGCGAAGTTCTCCGAGCAGCAGATACGCGATCTCTGGGAACGCTTTGGCGATGACTTCCGTTGCGGCCGCGAACTGAATCTCTCCAAGGCCGCCTTCTACAGCTGGCGGCGCAAGTATGGCATCCTCGAAAAGCCGGCCGAACTGAAGCTCGAACAACTCGAGCTGCGTCTGCCCGGCGATCTGCTCGAGGAGGAGCCGCGCAAAGTCGAGAAGCCCGACAAGCCGCACACCTCGACCGCCAAGATCCTCGCGCGCGCCGCCGAGTCCTGGCCCGAGGCGAAACTCCCCGCCGACTGGATCTGCCGGCGTGAGGGCGAGGGGGAGTTTGCCCCCTACATCTTCGCGCCCGGGCCGAAGCTCGAGGAGCCGACGCTCGATCTGTATGCCGAAATCCCTGCCGCCGATGCCCGTGTGCCCTTCTGGCTTTCGCCCTGGCGGGGGGACATGGCCTGGCAACTGGTCGAGGCGCGCGCGGTCCTGCCCGGGCAGTTTGTCACCGCGCCGCGCGGCGTGCTGGGCGGATTGGGCGGGGTCGGGGTCCTGGTCCTCACGCCGGAGGCGGTCGGTCATGCCGGCAGCGATTCACCCGCCGGCACATCGGCCATGCCCGCGCTCCCGGTGGTGCGCATCGAAGTCACCCGACGCATCCCCGCCGAGTCAGATGTCGAGGACATTATTCTCGCGATGATTGAGGCGGGATGGCACAAGAGTCTGGCCGGACGCATCCTCGAACTGGTCGGGCCGCCGATCGAACGGCTCTCCGTCGACCGCAAGGTCAAGCTCTGCGCCGCGCTGGTGGCCCTCGGCGCCGCCGCGGCGATCGTCACCTTCGATGATGCGATCCGCCGCCACTATGGCCGCATCCTGCAGGGACGCTTCCCGCAGACTCATCCCGACCGCACCGCGGTCTACGACGAGGAACATTTCCTCGAAGGACGCGGCATCGAGCCGAAGGTGGGAATCTGCGAGAATGGCGAATGGACCATCCGGCCGGCGGCGCAGGCCCCCGCGCCGGGCGGCATCATCGTGGGCCCCGATGCGCTCCCCTATGAAATCGAACTCTGCGCCCAGCAACTGGCCGGACGCCACGTCGGCCCCAACGATCCCCCGGTCATCGTTTGCCCTGCCACCCTTCAAGTCTACCACACTGCCTTCCGCAAGGGCTGGGCCCAGACAATCGTCAACGCGGGCGGTTCAGTGGCGGATGTGGCGCTGGGGCGGAGGGTGTTGGGCTTCAGTTCTCGGTTTCTGTCTACCATTGGACGGGTGACAAACTTGCAGAAACCGATGCCGGTGTCTGCGCTGATGGGTGCCGTTCACACCATTGGGAGGCCATGA
- a CDS encoding cystathionine gamma-synthase: MRFETLAIHAGQAPEPQTGAIVVPIYQTATYAQPAIGQHKGYEYSRTHNPTRKALEECLAALEHGRYGLAFASGMAATSTTMALFNKGDHVICGDDVYGGTYRVFEKVFRPWGLDFSFVDTTDLAQIEKAIKPTTRMIWLETPSNPLLKVSDLRGVAALAKKHNLISAVDNTFASPYFQRPLELGIDMVVHSTTKFLGGHSDTVGGAIVLSDDRIFERLSFSQNAIGAVPGPFDSWITLRGLKTLAIRMKAHEANAITIARHLSAHKRVTKVLYPGLPSDPYHTLAKSQMSGFGSLISFYLDGGEKEARQVCKSTKVFSLAESLGGVESLIEHPGLMTHASIPKDIREARGLGDSLIRLSVGIEHIEDLVSDLDAALASY; the protein is encoded by the coding sequence GTGAGATTCGAGACATTGGCGATTCATGCCGGCCAGGCGCCGGAGCCGCAGACCGGGGCTATTGTGGTGCCGATTTACCAGACCGCCACCTATGCGCAGCCGGCGATCGGCCAGCATAAGGGATACGAGTACTCGCGCACGCACAATCCGACCCGCAAGGCGCTGGAAGAATGCCTGGCGGCGCTGGAGCATGGCAGGTATGGGCTCGCCTTCGCCTCGGGCATGGCCGCCACCTCGACCACCATGGCGCTGTTCAACAAGGGCGATCATGTGATCTGCGGCGATGATGTCTATGGCGGCACCTACCGTGTCTTCGAGAAGGTCTTCCGTCCCTGGGGCCTCGATTTCAGTTTTGTCGACACCACCGATCTGGCGCAGATCGAGAAGGCGATCAAGCCCACGACGCGCATGATCTGGCTGGAGACGCCCTCCAATCCGCTGTTGAAAGTGAGCGACCTGCGCGGTGTGGCGGCGTTGGCGAAAAAGCACAACCTGATCTCGGCGGTCGACAACACCTTCGCCTCGCCCTATTTCCAGCGGCCGCTCGAATTGGGCATCGACATGGTCGTACATTCGACCACCAAATTCCTCGGCGGACACTCGGACACCGTCGGCGGCGCGATTGTGCTCTCCGACGACAGGATCTTCGAGCGGCTCTCGTTTTCGCAGAATGCCATCGGCGCGGTGCCGGGGCCGTTCGATTCCTGGATCACCCTGCGCGGCCTCAAGACCCTGGCGATCCGCATGAAGGCCCACGAGGCCAACGCCATTACCATCGCCCGGCACCTCAGCGCGCACAAGCGCGTGACTAAAGTTCTCTATCCCGGGCTGCCGTCCGACCCATACCACACGCTCGCCAAAAGCCAGATGTCGGGATTCGGGTCGCTGATCTCGTTTTATCTCGACGGCGGCGAGAAGGAGGCGCGGCAGGTTTGCAAGTCCACCAAGGTCTTCTCGCTGGCCGAGTCGTTGGGGGGTGTCGAGTCGTTGATCGAGCATCCCGGCCTGATGACCCACGCCTCGATCCCGAAGGACATCCGCGAGGCGCGTGGCCTGGGCGACAGTCTGATTCGGCTGTCGGTCGGCATCGAGCACATCGAAGACCTGGTGTCCGATCTCGACGCCGCGCTGGCATCGTATTGA
- a CDS encoding HIT domain-containing protein translates to MTDHLYAPWRQEFILDAKRQAKDEGCIFCKPETRKHVRELILHRGQTAFVVLNRYPYNAGHLMVVPYRHVALLPALKSAERREIMDLVALASEILVELQNPAGINVGMNLGRAAGAGIDGHLHVHLVPRWVGDNNFLPVLFDTRVISVDLRAMHRKLKAAFARHTKRK, encoded by the coding sequence ATGACAGATCACCTGTATGCCCCCTGGCGGCAGGAATTCATCCTCGATGCCAAACGGCAGGCAAAGGATGAGGGGTGTATCTTCTGCAAGCCGGAGACCCGCAAGCATGTGCGCGAACTGATCCTGCACCGCGGACAGACCGCGTTTGTCGTGCTCAATCGCTATCCCTACAACGCCGGCCATCTGATGGTGGTGCCGTATCGGCATGTCGCGCTACTGCCGGCGCTCAAGAGCGCCGAGCGTCGCGAGATCATGGATCTGGTCGCCCTCGCCAGCGAGATTCTTGTCGAATTGCAGAATCCCGCGGGGATCAATGTCGGGATGAACCTCGGACGCGCCGCCGGGGCGGGGATCGACGGCCACCTGCATGTGCATCTGGTGCCGCGCTGGGTCGGCGACAACAACTTCCTGCCCGTGCTCTTCGACACACGCGTGATCTCCGTCGACCTGCGCGCCATGCATCGCAAACTCAAAGCCGCCTTCGCCAGGCACACGAAGAGGAAGTAG
- a CDS encoding DUF302 domain-containing protein: MTKIKYGYSVKTRLAYDDAVAKVTEELKKAGFGVLTEIDVKGTLKKKLDLDFRRYVILGACNPVLASRMLAEEIEVGLLMPCNVIVYENDDHTATVSFLSPRAMLSVTGRDDLVATADEAEKLISGVAANLA, encoded by the coding sequence ATGACCAAGATCAAGTACGGCTACTCGGTGAAGACCCGGTTGGCCTATGATGACGCGGTCGCCAAGGTGACCGAGGAATTGAAAAAGGCCGGCTTCGGTGTCCTGACCGAGATCGATGTAAAGGGAACGTTAAAGAAGAAGCTCGATCTCGACTTCCGCCGCTACGTGATCCTCGGCGCCTGCAATCCCGTGCTCGCCTCGCGCATGCTGGCCGAGGAGATCGAAGTCGGTCTGCTCATGCCCTGCAATGTGATCGTCTATGAAAACGACGATCACACGGCCACCGTCTCGTTTCTGTCCCCGCGCGCGATGTTGTCGGTGACCGGACGGGATGATCTGGTGGCCACCGCCGACGAGGCGGAGAAACTGATTTCCGGTGTTGCCGCGAACCTGGCCTGA
- a CDS encoding heavy metal translocating P-type ATPase yields MNAMPQAHDHHHDTGPPPAPSATPSQSYPVMGMHCASCVKTVEEAIAAVPGVESVSVNLATSKATVTFDPHKVHPQDLATAVKDAGYTLLVPEDKPRTDSHGDHAGMTDHSAHLFEGAQAEELADYRRRTIISAALTLGIMIVGLGHMLGGLMRVPWHGDPRLELLLATPVVWWAALPFHRATWAAARHFRTDMNTLISVGTLIAYTYSLVVTLWPSVFSADGAHPAVYFETAAMIVTLILAGRWMEARAKGKARAAIQELLNLRPATARAKRNGEFVDVDAATLVRGDEVLLRPGERVAADGVVILGGSSIDESMLTGEPLPVAKGIGDTVTGGTLNTTGSITYRVTRSGANTTLSQIARLVEQAQGSKPPIQKLVDRIAAVFVPAVFAIAALTFLVWAFIGPEPRFLLAMKAAVAVLIIACPCALGLATPAAIMVGTGRGAQLGLLFRNAAALESLAQIDTVVLDKTGTVTVGEPAVVGEWVSPEIDPREFWGVIAAMEERSEHPLAQAISRRAGTEEADTVAIADFAAESGQGISARAGSSRWRIGRLDDRRAALKADSPLARDLAAWEREGHSLALVSRDDAVVGAFAIGDRIKPDAAATIRRLKSHGWRVILLSGDRRTAAEHVGAQIGVDDVIAEVLPQDKHEVIRKLQSAGHRVAMVGDGINDAPALAAADLGIAIGTGTDVAKEAADITVLGHHAGAIADGVELGKRTLSTIRGNLFWAFFYNVAAIPIAAGLLYPFTGMLLSPAIAAAAMAFSSVFVLTNSLRLRAFRPVSSA; encoded by the coding sequence ATGAACGCCATGCCGCAAGCCCATGACCATCATCACGATACGGGCCCGCCTCCGGCCCCGTCCGCCACGCCGTCGCAGTCCTATCCGGTGATGGGGATGCACTGCGCCAGTTGCGTTAAGACCGTCGAAGAGGCGATTGCCGCGGTTCCGGGCGTTGAGTCAGTTTCGGTCAACCTGGCCACCAGCAAGGCGACCGTGACCTTCGATCCGCATAAGGTGCACCCACAGGATCTCGCGACGGCGGTCAAGGATGCCGGATACACGTTGCTTGTGCCCGAGGACAAACCCCGCACGGATTCGCACGGCGACCATGCCGGCATGACCGATCACTCGGCGCACCTGTTCGAGGGGGCGCAGGCCGAAGAACTGGCCGACTACCGCCGGCGCACGATCATTTCGGCTGCTTTGACCCTGGGCATCATGATCGTCGGGCTGGGGCACATGCTCGGCGGCCTGATGCGGGTGCCGTGGCATGGCGATCCGCGTCTGGAATTGCTGCTGGCCACACCGGTAGTCTGGTGGGCGGCGCTGCCGTTTCATCGCGCGACCTGGGCGGCGGCGCGCCACTTCCGCACCGACATGAACACCTTGATCAGCGTGGGCACGCTGATCGCTTACACCTACAGTCTGGTTGTCACCCTCTGGCCGTCGGTCTTCTCCGCCGATGGCGCGCATCCGGCGGTCTACTTTGAGACCGCCGCGATGATCGTGACGTTGATCCTTGCCGGACGCTGGATGGAGGCGCGCGCCAAAGGCAAGGCGCGGGCGGCGATTCAGGAGTTGCTGAACCTGCGTCCCGCCACCGCACGTGCCAAGCGCAACGGCGAGTTTGTCGATGTCGATGCCGCCACATTGGTCCGCGGTGATGAAGTGCTGCTGCGTCCCGGCGAACGGGTCGCCGCCGACGGCGTGGTGATCCTTGGCGGCTCGTCGATCGATGAGTCGATGCTCACCGGGGAACCATTGCCGGTCGCCAAAGGAATCGGCGACACCGTGACCGGCGGCACGCTCAACACCACCGGCTCGATCACCTACCGGGTGACACGCAGCGGCGCCAATACGACCCTGTCGCAGATTGCGCGTCTGGTCGAGCAGGCGCAGGGCAGCAAGCCGCCGATCCAGAAGCTGGTTGATCGCATTGCCGCGGTCTTTGTCCCGGCGGTGTTTGCGATCGCCGCGCTCACCTTCCTGGTCTGGGCTTTCATCGGGCCGGAGCCGCGTTTCCTGCTGGCAATGAAGGCCGCAGTCGCGGTCCTGATCATCGCCTGCCCCTGCGCACTGGGGCTGGCCACACCGGCGGCGATCATGGTCGGCACCGGGCGCGGCGCGCAGCTGGGTTTGCTGTTCAGGAACGCCGCCGCGCTGGAATCCTTGGCGCAGATTGACACGGTCGTGCTCGACAAGACCGGCACTGTGACCGTGGGCGAACCGGCGGTGGTCGGGGAATGGGTTTCCCCCGAGATCGACCCGCGCGAGTTCTGGGGTGTGATTGCGGCGATGGAGGAGCGCTCCGAGCATCCGCTGGCACAGGCGATTTCGCGCCGCGCCGGCACCGAGGAGGCTGACACAGTCGCCATCGCTGATTTCGCCGCTGAATCCGGGCAGGGCATTTCGGCGCGTGCGGGATCGTCGCGCTGGCGCATCGGCCGTCTCGATGACCGGCGGGCCGCGCTAAAAGCCGACTCACCGCTGGCCCGTGATCTGGCGGCCTGGGAAAGGGAAGGGCATTCGCTGGCGCTGGTTTCGCGCGATGATGCGGTGGTCGGCGCCTTCGCCATCGGCGACCGGATCAAGCCCGATGCCGCCGCCACCATCCGTCGGCTCAAGTCGCATGGCTGGCGGGTCATCCTGCTGTCGGGCGACCGACGCACCGCGGCGGAGCATGTCGGCGCGCAGATCGGTGTCGATGATGTGATTGCCGAGGTCCTCCCGCAGGACAAGCATGAAGTGATCAGGAAGCTGCAATCGGCGGGGCACCGTGTTGCGATGGTCGGCGATGGCATCAATGATGCGCCGGCGCTGGCCGCGGCCGATCTGGGCATCGCGATTGGCACCGGCACCGATGTCGCCAAGGAAGCCGCCGACATCACCGTGCTGGGTCATCACGCCGGCGCGATCGCCGATGGCGTCGAGCTGGGCAAACGCACCCTGTCCACCATCCGTGGCAATCTGTTCTGGGCGTTCTTCTACAATGTCGCGGCGATTCCCATCGCCGCCGGGTTGCTCTATCCGTTCACCGGTATGCTGCTCTCGCCGGCGATTGCGGCCGCGGCGATGGCGTTCTCGTCGGTCTTTGTGCTGACAAACTCGCTTCGACTGCGCGCGTTCCGTCCCGTATCTTCCGCCTGA
- a CDS encoding trypsin-like peptidase domain-containing protein has translation MITPRLARLVVLLQLLLWGPFSARSVAQSHLDTLEFKSRDYYTRIYQSFVARILCEGHEGTAFVAALTDTSEFIFIVTNRHLVAEGTRALLRIPLGQEVGVDTFAAISTVIRHYPIDSTVPGLTGSTAVLDGLDLAVVLVDGDSLSDEIHASRGAVRFLAPEQTAHWEDMLPGQTVCFLGYPLGKSGQRGLPLFRKGTIAGFNPATDTILVDGQMFDGSSGSPVYFENSDPSCRLPLKEGRFLVGVVSGYWPLMTPLVNPKTGKTEFVKTENSGLGVVIPASRLRHMLSRLLIK, from the coding sequence ATGATCACGCCTAGATTAGCTAGGCTGGTTGTCCTGCTGCAACTACTACTTTGGGGGCCATTCTCCGCGAGATCAGTGGCCCAATCACATCTGGATACCCTCGAATTCAAGAGCAGAGATTACTACACCCGCATTTATCAATCCTTTGTTGCACGAATCCTCTGCGAAGGACACGAAGGCACGGCATTTGTAGCTGCCCTTACTGACACGAGCGAGTTCATCTTCATCGTGACAAATCGGCACTTGGTGGCTGAAGGCACGCGTGCTCTTCTCCGTATTCCATTAGGCCAGGAAGTCGGAGTAGATACATTCGCTGCTATTTCGACAGTCATACGCCATTACCCGATTGATAGCACCGTGCCAGGTCTCACAGGAAGTACGGCAGTTCTTGATGGTCTGGACTTAGCCGTAGTCCTGGTGGATGGTGACTCATTGAGTGATGAGATACACGCGTCTCGAGGAGCCGTCAGATTTCTCGCGCCTGAACAGACCGCCCATTGGGAAGATATGCTCCCCGGTCAGACAGTGTGCTTTCTCGGATATCCTCTCGGCAAGTCCGGACAGCGAGGATTACCCCTCTTCCGAAAAGGAACAATCGCGGGATTCAATCCTGCAACGGACACTATTCTCGTAGACGGACAAATGTTCGACGGCTCAAGCGGCAGTCCAGTCTACTTTGAAAATTCTGATCCATCATGCCGTTTGCCCCTCAAGGAGGGTCGTTTTCTTGTCGGCGTTGTATCTGGGTACTGGCCACTGATGACACCCCTTGTGAACCCTAAGACCGGAAAGACAGAGTTTGTTAAGACGGAAAATTCTGGATTGGGAGTAGTGATTCCAGCCTCACGGCTCCGACACATGCTTTCTCGGCTTCTTATTAAGTGA
- the rlmD gene encoding 23S rRNA (uracil(1939)-C(5))-methyltransferase RlmD produces the protein MEPQTPAPAIPRKGEIVELDIVAWGDRGCGIARHGRMVVLTDRGLPGDRITARIVKRRTHHLEATLQTIVTPSPHRIPARCVHFGECGGCRLQDLAYDRQVADKASHVRDQLQRIGGIDPVPELEVIGADPPWQYRNKMEFSFGGHRDGCLRLGLHSQNTYSDSFDLRECWITDPRASEIVAHTREFLAERNLPSYDPVAHTGFLRFLVVRFGAHTGEVLVNLVTADHPWPDAEQYGAHLRAVCPYITTALWTVTSSRANVATGDVRRAFFGPGVLHEQLGPFTFEIAPTGFFQTNTRGAEQLFGKVIEWIEGQGARILDLYSGAGAISLFLSRAASEVIGVESHADSVAAAERNAARNRVGNCRFVCADTLDYLRAAPADEIAGSLVVVDPPRAGLHPRVVRILAESRPARIVYVSCNPAALARDLQLWRDAFRLVRVAAVDMFPHTPHVEAVALLERVP, from the coding sequence ATGGAGCCACAAACCCCCGCGCCCGCCATTCCCCGCAAAGGGGAGATCGTGGAGTTGGACATTGTGGCGTGGGGGGACCGTGGATGTGGCATCGCCCGCCATGGACGCATGGTCGTACTCACCGACCGCGGGCTCCCCGGCGACCGGATCACCGCGCGGATCGTCAAACGCCGCACCCATCACCTCGAAGCGACACTCCAGACAATCGTCACACCCTCGCCGCATCGCATCCCGGCGCGCTGTGTCCACTTCGGCGAATGCGGCGGGTGCCGTCTGCAGGATCTGGCCTATGATCGCCAGGTGGCCGACAAGGCGTCGCATGTGCGCGACCAGTTGCAGCGCATCGGCGGCATCGATCCGGTGCCGGAACTCGAAGTGATCGGCGCCGACCCGCCCTGGCAGTACCGCAACAAGATGGAGTTCTCCTTCGGCGGGCACCGCGATGGATGCCTGCGTCTGGGACTGCATTCGCAAAACACCTACAGCGACTCCTTCGATTTGCGCGAATGCTGGATCACCGACCCGCGCGCGTCGGAGATCGTCGCGCACACCCGCGAGTTTCTCGCGGAGCGAAATTTGCCGTCCTATGATCCGGTCGCGCACACCGGTTTTTTGCGGTTTCTCGTGGTGCGTTTCGGCGCGCACACCGGCGAGGTCTTGGTCAATCTCGTCACCGCCGACCACCCCTGGCCCGACGCCGAGCAGTATGGCGCGCACCTGCGCGCGGTCTGCCCGTATATCACCACCGCGCTGTGGACCGTGACCTCATCGCGCGCCAATGTCGCCACCGGCGATGTGCGGCGGGCCTTCTTCGGGCCGGGTGTGTTGCACGAACAACTGGGCCCGTTCACTTTCGAAATCGCGCCGACCGGCTTTTTCCAGACCAACACACGCGGCGCCGAGCAACTCTTCGGCAAGGTGATCGAGTGGATCGAAGGGCAGGGGGCACGCATTCTCGACCTCTACTCCGGCGCCGGGGCGATCTCGCTTTTTCTCTCCCGGGCCGCCTCGGAAGTGATCGGGGTTGAGTCGCATGCCGATTCGGTGGCGGCGGCCGAACGCAACGCCGCGCGCAACCGGGTCGGCAACTGCCGCTTTGTCTGCGCCGACACGCTCGACTATCTGCGCGCCGCCCCGGCCGATGAGATCGCCGGCTCGCTGGTGGTGGTCGATCCGCCCCGCGCCGGGTTGCATCCCAGGGTAGTCCGGATTCTGGCGGAGAGCCGTCCGGCACGGATCGTCTATGTCTCCTGTAACCCGGCGGCGCTGGCCCGCGACCTGCAACTGTGGCGGGACGCCTTTCGACTCGTCCGCGTCGCCGCGGTCGACATGTTCCCGCACACTCCCCATGTCGAGGCGGTGGCGTTGCTGGAACGCGTCCCTTGA